One window of the Candidatus Dependentiae bacterium genome contains the following:
- a CDS encoding ABC transporter permease, with amino-acid sequence MNIKALLRISLNSIRQHKGRSILTILGIVVGIAAIITTLAIGYGAELKLRQKILGMGKNFIFIQSGKFQEGKTSEKHRKKNIYLEKKDVEILKEQCPAIDKITPTLFYRNIISYKKNNIHSDIKCGNQDYLEIIDRKIIKGSYYNEQQYLKSAKVIVLGYKAAKDLFGFLNPIGESVKIKNIYFKVIGIVEEIKNFYGIQDPNYDCYIPLTTVEKQLFLDTNRYIHGIGICAKNKADMPYITRILKRILRFKHRLKDNEPDDFSVIDQQEIVKAAKQSSNILNLLLLIIATISLFVGGIGVMNIMLVSVSERTQEIGIRMAIGATTKNILYQFLIESITLCTIGGIIGMVIGITTPYAINHFTKWLVVHKPGSILISFAITTLIGLIFGYYPAKKAAKLNVVDALKET; translated from the coding sequence ATGAATATAAAAGCTTTATTAAGAATATCTTTAAATTCAATAAGGCAACATAAAGGCAGATCGATTTTAACGATATTGGGAATAGTTGTTGGTATTGCAGCAATAATAACAACATTGGCAATTGGATATGGAGCCGAGTTAAAACTAAGACAAAAAATTTTAGGAATGGGAAAAAATTTTATATTTATTCAATCGGGAAAATTTCAAGAGGGAAAAACAAGCGAAAAACATAGGAAAAAAAATATTTACTTAGAAAAAAAAGACGTTGAAATTTTAAAAGAACAATGTCCGGCTATAGATAAAATTACGCCAACATTATTTTATAGAAATATAATTTCATACAAAAAAAATAATATTCACTCCGATATAAAATGTGGCAATCAAGACTATCTGGAAATAATAGATCGAAAAATTATAAAGGGTTCATATTATAACGAACAGCAATATCTAAAAAGTGCAAAAGTTATAGTACTTGGATATAAAGCGGCCAAAGATCTTTTTGGATTTTTAAATCCAATTGGCGAATCGGTTAAAATAAAAAATATTTATTTTAAAGTAATCGGAATTGTAGAAGAAATAAAAAATTTTTATGGAATTCAAGATCCTAATTATGATTGTTATATTCCATTAACAACAGTAGAAAAACAACTTTTTTTAGACACAAATAGATATATTCACGGAATAGGAATTTGCGCAAAAAATAAAGCCGATATGCCATATATAACAAGAATTTTAAAAAGAATTTTAAGATTCAAACATAGATTAAAAGATAATGAACCTGATGATTTTTCCGTTATTGATCAACAAGAAATTGTAAAAGCCGCCAAACAGTCTTCAAATATTTTAAATTTATTACTTTTGATAATCGCAACGATATCTTTATTTGTTGGTGGAATAGGCGTTATGAATATAATGCTAGTTTCAGTATCCGAACGTACACAAGAAATTGGAATTCGCATGGCAATAGGCGCCACTACTAAAAATATTTTGTATCAATTTTTAATAGAATCTATAACACTTTGCACAATAGGAGGAATTATCGGCATGGTAATAGGAATAACAACGCCATATGCTATAAATCATTTTACAAAATGGCTTGTTGTCCACAAACCGGGCTCAATTTTAATCTCTTTTGCAATAACAACATTAATAGGTTTAATTTTTGGATATTATCCGGCGAAAAAAGCTGCGAAACTTAATGTTGTTGATGCATTAAAAGAAACATAA
- a CDS encoding efflux RND transporter periplasmic adaptor subunit, translating into MKLNKFITLLSIIIIIVFLTNFFYKKYFKKEVILPYKTVKLDQRNIQQTIDSTGTLEIKDTLKIGSLIQGTVKKIFVKENDKVSKGQLLALIDNGKDDSDVLRAKGDLQNIEAQLIYQEKYFARQQELFKANQISQDFFEQVIKDLDQLKANKLSAQATLKKYEIEYNNTKITAPEDGIVIAVGITEGEAVTVDLDATVLFKIAKDLTKMEAELYIDESEIGLVAKNQEVKFNVSTYPDKTFKGIITDVSFSPVRIGGVLAYKAYLSVENKDMLLRPGMTVNAEIRIAKVKNCLAINSQAFQISHKLIEAIAKTSKYKIEKADKNLIKTLDAKCTKTDCVKSVWVVKDKVFIETPTIIGITDNIYYEIKSGLTKFDTIIVDVEETDEMSKLYSKMFESAV; encoded by the coding sequence ATGAAATTAAATAAATTCATTACACTTTTATCAATAATTATAATAATTGTATTTTTAACAAACTTCTTTTACAAAAAATATTTTAAAAAAGAAGTTATTCTACCATATAAAACAGTAAAATTGGATCAAAGAAATATACAGCAAACTATAGATTCAACAGGAACTCTTGAAATAAAAGACACTTTAAAAATAGGAAGTTTAATTCAGGGTACTGTAAAAAAGATTTTTGTAAAAGAAAATGATAAAGTTTCAAAAGGCCAACTGCTGGCACTTATAGATAACGGAAAAGACGATTCAGATGTATTACGCGCAAAAGGCGATCTGCAAAATATAGAAGCTCAATTAATTTATCAAGAAAAATATTTTGCACGTCAACAAGAATTATTTAAAGCCAATCAAATATCTCAAGATTTTTTTGAACAAGTCATAAAAGATCTCGATCAACTAAAAGCAAATAAATTAAGTGCACAAGCAACCTTAAAAAAATATGAAATTGAATATAATAATACAAAAATAACTGCACCTGAGGACGGTATTGTAATTGCAGTTGGCATTACGGAAGGTGAAGCTGTAACCGTAGATCTTGATGCAACCGTTTTATTTAAGATTGCAAAAGATTTAACAAAAATGGAAGCCGAACTTTATATAGACGAGAGTGAAATTGGACTGGTTGCAAAAAATCAAGAAGTAAAATTTAACGTTTCTACATATCCGGATAAAACTTTTAAGGGAATAATTACAGACGTAAGTTTTTCACCAGTAAGAATTGGTGGTGTACTTGCTTATAAGGCCTACCTATCAGTTGAAAATAAAGATATGTTATTGCGACCCGGAATGACGGTTAATGCAGAAATACGAATTGCAAAAGTAAAAAATTGTTTGGCAATAAATTCTCAAGCTTTTCAAATAAGCCATAAACTTATCGAAGCTATAGCAAAAACATCAAAATATAAAATAGAAAAAGCAGATAAAAATTTAATAAAAACATTAGATGCAAAATGCACAAAAACAGATTGCGTAAAAAGCGTTTGGGTTGTAAAAGATAAAGTATTTATAGAAACACCGACAATAATTGGAATAACGGATAATATCTATTACGAAATAAAGTCAGGATTAACTAAGTTTGATACAATAATTGTTGATGTGGAAGAAACAGATGAAATGTCCAAACTTTATTCAAAAATGTTTGAAAGTGCCGTTTAA
- a CDS encoding TolC family protein gives MKKVLFFIASIFAMNIFAQESAQEKNSLDIKKAVEIAYKNRPSLKALKFATQSYAYGEKVAISGYLPQLTLSSGESFASGSKGAQNSTTIAASQLIYSFAGPERLKRIAKKDTEISKLNELNHEDLVRNEVEISFLQTWLLQEKKKAIESLSFAAKQTINKSEHQDKLRLLGQNDWLKNSSTYASNMASVYMYIDDLSSSQSQLEYLLGDDFKKDNKNPELIWDSKDEINIKALDYYQDLALKNRTEIQMKNKEIEKYEEYEKYYKYNYLPSFNLTGQASRADQVKSNNIGVNLSWNLFDGSSNYYQSQQANASRLKALQERENYIQEIKYSVERSFHDLLKYKKQLTAKDAALMQAENEYNLAKLNYKIGNISKVDLDNSMYNWENSRFDWLTAKVNVAIKQSELFFACGYPKNI, from the coding sequence ATGAAAAAAGTTTTATTTTTTATTGCAAGTATATTCGCAATGAATATTTTTGCTCAAGAATCAGCTCAAGAAAAAAACAGTCTTGATATAAAAAAAGCTGTAGAAATTGCTTACAAAAATAGACCAAGTTTAAAAGCTTTAAAATTTGCAACCCAAAGTTACGCTTATGGTGAAAAAGTTGCAATTTCCGGATATTTGCCTCAGTTAACTTTATCTTCAGGTGAAAGTTTTGCATCCGGCTCAAAGGGGGCGCAAAATTCAACAACCATTGCAGCAAGTCAACTTATTTACAGCTTTGCAGGACCGGAGAGATTAAAACGTATTGCAAAAAAAGACACGGAAATTTCAAAATTAAATGAACTTAATCATGAAGATTTGGTTCGAAACGAAGTGGAAATATCTTTTTTACAGACTTGGTTATTACAAGAAAAAAAGAAGGCGATAGAATCTCTATCTTTTGCGGCAAAACAGACTATAAATAAATCAGAACACCAAGATAAATTAAGATTGTTGGGACAAAACGATTGGCTAAAAAATTCATCAACTTATGCAAGTAATATGGCAAGTGTTTATATGTATATTGATGATTTATCAAGTTCGCAAAGTCAACTTGAATATTTACTTGGCGATGATTTTAAAAAAGATAATAAAAATCCGGAACTTATTTGGGATTCAAAAGACGAAATTAATATAAAAGCGCTTGATTATTATCAAGACCTTGCACTGAAAAATAGAACCGAAATTCAAATGAAAAATAAAGAAATAGAGAAATATGAAGAATATGAAAAATATTATAAATATAATTATTTACCAAGTTTTAATCTTACAGGACAAGCCTCAAGGGCAGATCAAGTAAAAAGTAATAACATAGGCGTAAATCTAAGCTGGAATTTATTTGATGGCTCTTCAAATTATTACCAATCGCAACAAGCAAATGCCAGTAGATTGAAAGCATTACAAGAAAGAGAAAATTATATTCAAGAAATAAAATATAGTGTTGAAAGATCTTTTCATGATTTACTAAAATACAAAAAACAACTTACAGCCAAAGATGCAGCATTAATGCAAGCCGAAAACGAATATAATTTGGCAAAATTAAATTATAAAATCGGTAATATTTCCAAAGTTGATCTTGATAATTCCATGTACAATTGGGAAAATTCCAGATTTGATTGGCTTACCGCAAAAGTTAATGTTGCGATTAAACAAAGTGAACTGTTTTTTGCTTGCGGTTATCCTAAAAATATTTAA